In the Ruminococcus sp. OA3 genome, one interval contains:
- a CDS encoding helix-turn-helix transcriptional regulator, whose amino-acid sequence MQPELLQHNLKTLRKAHGYTQADMGRKLNIQRQSYANYENGNRIPSIEMLSKIAAIFKVTVDYLLQDITGSAGDTSSDSTAYAITDLITDYLSLPESSQKEIRQFIAFKKSMSD is encoded by the coding sequence ATGCAGCCGGAATTATTGCAGCATAATTTGAAGACTCTTCGCAAAGCCCATGGCTACACGCAGGCTGATATGGGAAGAAAACTGAATATCCAGCGACAGTCTTATGCCAATTATGAAAACGGAAACCGCATACCAAGTATTGAGATGCTTTCCAAAATTGCAGCAATTTTCAAAGTTACTGTTGATTATCTGCTTCAGGATATTACCGGCTCTGCCGGTGATACGTCTTCAGACTCAACCGCTTATGCTATCACGGATCTTATAACAGACTACCTCTCCCTGCCAGAATCGTCTCAAAAAGAGATCCGGCAATTTATAGCATTCAAAAAATCAATGTCAGATTGA
- the proC gene encoding pyrroline-5-carboxylate reductase → MKLGFIGCGNMGSAIMNGILNCRMVTPDGIMVSDKNEQAIMKAKQEKGVLTTVDNCTVVGFADILFLAVKPQYYEDVLTEIKDALSDRQIVVSIAPGKTLDWMGERLGGNCKIVRTMPNTPALVGEGMTGACRNRNVTDQEMETVLNILKSFGKAEVIPESLMDVVVSVSGSSPAYVFMFIEAMADAAVADGMPRAQAYEFAAQSVLGSAKLMMETGKHPGELKDMVCSPGGTTIEAVRVLEKQGFRSSVIEAMKACVRKAKGL, encoded by the coding sequence ATGAAACTGGGCTTTATCGGATGTGGAAATATGGGATCTGCCATTATGAATGGAATTTTAAACTGCAGGATGGTGACACCGGATGGGATTATGGTGTCAGATAAAAATGAGCAGGCCATCATGAAGGCAAAGCAGGAGAAGGGTGTGCTCACAACTGTGGACAACTGTACTGTGGTGGGGTTTGCCGATATTCTGTTTCTTGCGGTAAAACCGCAGTATTACGAGGATGTACTTACAGAGATCAAAGACGCACTCAGCGACAGGCAGATCGTAGTTTCCATTGCGCCGGGGAAAACGCTGGACTGGATGGGGGAACGACTGGGTGGTAATTGTAAAATCGTGCGAACCATGCCGAATACACCTGCCCTTGTCGGTGAAGGAATGACGGGGGCGTGCAGAAATAGGAATGTGACAGACCAGGAGATGGAAACCGTGCTGAACATCCTGAAAAGTTTTGGAAAGGCAGAGGTGATCCCTGAGAGTCTGATGGACGTCGTCGTATCAGTGAGCGGCAGTTCCCCGGCATATGTGTTCATGTTCATTGAGGCTATGGCAGACGCTGCAGTTGCTGACGGTATGCCAAGGGCACAGGCATATGAATTTGCGGCGCAGTCAGTGCTCGGAAGTGCAAAACTGATGATGGAGACCGGGAAACATCCGGGGGAACTAAAAGATATGGTCTGCTCCCCAGGAGGAACCACTATTGAGGCGGTACGAGTCCTGGAGAAGCAGGGGTTCAGAAGTTCTGTGATCGAGGCCATGAAAGCCTGCGTGAGAAAAGCAAAAGGATTATAA
- a CDS encoding helix-turn-helix transcriptional regulator, translating into MDYKRMNELRLLGLTIAYYRKLRGMTQMDLAEAVQISRTHMSNIEAPNGKTSISLNKLFDIAETLDVSMKDLFDFRSNI; encoded by the coding sequence ATGGATTACAAACGAATGAACGAGCTGCGCCTGTTGGGTCTTACTATCGCCTATTACCGTAAGTTAAGAGGTATGACTCAGATGGACCTTGCTGAGGCCGTGCAAATCAGCAGAACACATATGAGCAACATTGAAGCGCCTAACGGAAAAACTTCTATTTCTCTGAATAAGCTGTTCGATATCGCCGAGACACTTGATGTCTCCATGAAGGATTTATTTGATTTCCGCAGCAACATATGA
- a CDS encoding ABC transporter substrate-binding protein, producing MKKWLIACVTVLLLCGVFLSGCSKDEKLTRVTLNEVAHSIFYAPQYVAIENGYFAEEGLDLELVTGYGADKTMAAVLSGEADIGFMGAEASIYTSLEGAKDPVVNFAQLTQRAGNFLVAREPMDDFKWSDLKGHDILGGRKGGMPQMVFEYILKQNGLDPENDMNIDQSIDFGSTAAAFSGGQADFTVEFEPGATLLEQEGAGYVVASLGVDSGYVPYTAYSAKGSYMEKNPEIIQKFTDAMQKGMDYVNSHSAEEIAGVIEPQFKETDLDTLTTIIKRYKDQETWKDNLIFEEKSFDLLQDILETAGELDSRASYDDLVTTAYAEKAAE from the coding sequence ATGAAAAAGTGGCTGATCGCCTGTGTCACAGTCCTTCTGCTGTGCGGTGTGTTCCTGTCCGGCTGCAGCAAGGATGAGAAACTTACCAGGGTTACGCTCAACGAAGTAGCCCATTCTATCTTCTATGCGCCTCAGTATGTCGCCATTGAAAATGGCTATTTCGCAGAAGAGGGGCTTGACCTGGAACTCGTGACTGGTTACGGTGCGGACAAAACAATGGCTGCTGTCCTCTCCGGTGAAGCTGACATTGGTTTCATGGGCGCCGAAGCATCTATTTACACTTCCCTCGAAGGGGCAAAAGATCCCGTTGTCAATTTTGCCCAGCTAACACAGCGCGCCGGAAATTTCCTCGTCGCACGGGAGCCGATGGATGATTTTAAATGGTCAGACCTGAAAGGCCATGATATTTTGGGCGGGCGAAAAGGCGGAATGCCTCAGATGGTTTTTGAGTATATTCTGAAGCAAAATGGTCTGGACCCGGAAAATGATATGAATATTGATCAGAGTATTGATTTCGGTTCCACCGCTGCCGCTTTTTCAGGCGGTCAGGCTGATTTCACCGTTGAGTTCGAACCGGGCGCAACTCTCCTGGAGCAGGAAGGTGCCGGGTATGTGGTTGCTTCCTTAGGTGTGGATTCCGGTTACGTTCCTTATACCGCTTACAGTGCCAAAGGCAGCTATATGGAAAAGAATCCGGAAATCATCCAGAAATTCACCGATGCCATGCAGAAGGGAATGGATTATGTAAACTCTCATTCTGCCGAGGAAATTGCCGGGGTTATAGAACCACAGTTCAAAGAAACAGACCTGGATACACTGACCACTATCATAAAACGTTATAAGGATCAGGAAACCTGGAAAGACAATCTTATTTTTGAAGAAAAAAGTTTTGATCTGCTGCAGGATATTCTGGAAACTGCAGGAGAACTTGACAGCCGTGCTTCTTATGACGATTTGGTTACCACAGCTTATGCCGAGAAAGCTGCTGAGTAG
- a CDS encoding helix-turn-helix transcriptional regulator gives MDYKRMNELRLLGLTIAYYRKVRGMTQMELAEAVHISRTHMSNIEAPNGKTSISLNKLFDIAEALDVSMKDLFDFRDNAL, from the coding sequence ATGGATTACAAACGAATGAATGAACTTCGCCTGTTAGGTCTGACCATCGCCTACTACCGGAAGGTAAGAGGTATGACTCAGATGGAGCTTGCTGAAGCTGTACATATCAGCAGAACGCATATGAGCAACATCGAAGCGCCAAATGGAAAAACTTCTATTTCTCTGAATAAGCTGTTCGATATTGCAGAGGCACTTGACGTCTCCATGAAGGATTTATTTGATTTCCGAGACAACGCATTATAA
- the tig gene encoding trigger factor, with protein MSVQVENLEKNMAKLTIEVSAEELEKAIQGAYLKQKSKINMPGFRKGKAPRAMVEKMYGVGIFYEDAANALIPEAYSKAVDESGLDIVSQPSVDVVQLESGKPFVFTAEVAVKPEVTLGEYKGLEVPKAELEVSEEDIAAELKKEQEANSRIVDVDDRAVENGDTVKLDFEGFVDGEAFAGGKGDDYPLVIGSNSFIPGFEEQLIGVKIGEPVDVNVTFPEEYQAEELAGKPAVFKCRVNKIEMKELPELDDDFAKDVSEFDTLEEYKADIKENLTKKKAEDAKRAKEDAAVGKAVENAQMEIPEPMLENQVNQMIDDFARRMQAQGLSMEQYVQITGSTPDMMKEQMKPQAMQRIQSRLVLEKIAEVENIQIADERLDEEIAKMAEMYKMEADKLKELMGDYEKEQMKKDMAVQEAVTLIAEAAKEV; from the coding sequence ATGAGCGTACAGGTTGAAAATTTAGAGAAAAATATGGCAAAACTGACAATCGAGGTTTCAGCAGAAGAACTTGAAAAAGCTATTCAGGGAGCATACTTGAAACAGAAGAGCAAAATCAATATGCCGGGCTTCCGTAAAGGAAAAGCTCCGCGTGCGATGGTTGAAAAAATGTATGGCGTAGGTATCTTCTATGAGGATGCAGCAAACGCACTGATTCCTGAAGCATATTCCAAAGCAGTTGATGAGAGCGGTCTGGATATCGTATCCCAGCCTTCTGTCGATGTGGTACAGCTGGAAAGCGGGAAACCGTTTGTCTTTACGGCTGAAGTTGCAGTGAAACCGGAAGTAACTCTCGGAGAGTATAAAGGGCTCGAAGTTCCAAAAGCAGAGCTGGAAGTTTCCGAGGAAGATATTGCAGCCGAGCTGAAAAAAGAGCAGGAAGCAAATTCCCGTATTGTAGATGTAGATGACAGAGCTGTTGAAAACGGGGATACCGTAAAACTTGATTTTGAAGGTTTTGTGGACGGAGAGGCATTTGCCGGAGGAAAAGGTGATGACTACCCGCTGGTGATCGGATCCAATTCTTTTATTCCTGGTTTTGAAGAGCAGCTCATTGGTGTTAAAATCGGAGAGCCGGTTGACGTTAACGTAACATTTCCAGAGGAGTATCAGGCGGAAGAACTTGCGGGAAAGCCTGCAGTGTTTAAATGCAGGGTAAACAAAATCGAAATGAAAGAGCTTCCGGAACTGGATGATGATTTTGCAAAAGACGTTTCTGAATTTGATACACTGGAAGAATATAAGGCAGATATCAAAGAAAATCTTACGAAGAAAAAAGCAGAAGATGCAAAGCGGGCAAAAGAAGATGCTGCTGTAGGTAAGGCAGTTGAAAATGCTCAGATGGAGATACCGGAGCCGATGCTTGAGAATCAGGTAAATCAGATGATTGATGATTTTGCAAGAAGAATGCAGGCACAGGGACTTTCCATGGAGCAGTATGTACAGATCACAGGATCTACACCGGATATGATGAAAGAGCAGATGAAACCTCAGGCTATGCAGCGTATTCAGAGCAGACTGGTACTGGAAAAAATTGCAGAAGTAGAAAATATTCAGATCGCTGATGAAAGACTTGATGAAGAAATCGCAAAAATGGCAGAGATGTACAAGATGGAAGCGGATAAGTTAAAAGAACTGATGGGCGATTATGAAAAAGAGCAGATGAAGAAAGATATGGCTGTTCAGGAAGCAGTTACACTGATCGCTGAGGCAGCAAAAGAAGTTTAA
- a CDS encoding CYTH domain-containing protein, which translates to MEIERKFLIRSLPENLSEYQTLKIEQAYLCTDPVVRVRRQNNEYILTYKSKGFLSREEYNLPLTEDAYLHLRKKADGIILSKTRYLIPLADGLKIELDFFDFPYETLQLAEVEFPTEEAAAAFTPPDWFGEDVTHSSRYQNSTLSLFDAT; encoded by the coding sequence ATGGAAATTGAACGCAAATTTTTGATCCGGTCTCTGCCGGAGAATCTCTCAGAATATCAGACACTGAAAATCGAACAGGCTTATCTCTGTACAGATCCTGTCGTCAGAGTACGCAGACAGAATAATGAATACATCCTTACGTATAAGTCAAAGGGCTTTCTTTCACGCGAAGAGTATAACCTGCCCCTGACAGAGGACGCGTATCTGCATCTGAGAAAAAAGGCTGACGGCATCATACTTTCCAAGACACGCTACCTCATTCCACTTGCTGATGGCTTGAAAATCGAACTTGATTTCTTTGATTTTCCATACGAAACACTTCAGCTCGCGGAGGTAGAGTTCCCCACAGAAGAAGCAGCAGCAGCATTCACGCCGCCGGATTGGTTTGGCGAAGATGTGACTCATTCTTCACGTTACCAAAACAGTACGCTGAGTCTGTTTGATGCTACTTAG
- a CDS encoding HAD family phosphatase, whose translation MGRKRIEAVVFDMDGLMFGSERIVQYSWDIVGERMGYGKLGHHIYHTMGLNVVKREAYFKENFGEEFPFAQFCDEYRGVFQAYVDEKGLPVKKGLYELLGFLKAQNIKRAVATSSSHDRTLKNLIGAGVLEDFQAVITGGMVTEAKPSPEIYLKACKALETPPGRALALEDSYNGIRSAYHAGMTVVMIPDLLTDSSPVDDLLDAKLKTLSEVAGWMGIVPIKSEQ comes from the coding sequence ATGGGAAGAAAAAGGATAGAAGCGGTTGTGTTTGACATGGATGGGCTGATGTTTGGCAGCGAACGGATCGTACAGTATTCGTGGGATATTGTTGGCGAGAGGATGGGGTATGGAAAGCTGGGGCACCATATCTACCATACAATGGGGCTGAATGTAGTAAAGAGGGAAGCGTATTTTAAAGAGAATTTCGGAGAAGAGTTTCCATTTGCGCAGTTCTGCGATGAATACCGCGGGGTATTTCAGGCGTATGTGGATGAGAAAGGGCTGCCGGTGAAGAAGGGGCTCTATGAACTGCTCGGGTTTTTGAAAGCACAGAACATCAAACGGGCAGTGGCGACCTCCTCCAGCCATGACCGCACGCTAAAAAATCTGATTGGAGCTGGGGTTCTGGAGGATTTTCAGGCTGTGATCACAGGGGGGATGGTGACGGAGGCAAAGCCGTCACCCGAGATCTACCTGAAAGCATGTAAGGCCCTTGAGACGCCGCCTGGACGTGCGCTTGCGCTGGAAGACTCTTATAACGGCATCCGGTCAGCGTATCATGCCGGTATGACAGTGGTGATGATCCCGGATCTGCTCACGGATTCATCGCCTGTGGATGATCTGCTGGATGCGAAACTGAAGACGTTGTCAGAAGTGGCTGGCTGGATGGGCATTGTACCGATAAAATCCGAACAATAA
- a CDS encoding DUF5131 family protein, translating to MNWEPWTGCYKISDGCTNCYFYGPHAKRCGQNTIQKTDKFDWPIRMNKKGEYNIKGNKILATCFATDFFLPEADEWRKDAWSIIRQRTDIEFLILTKRIDRFPVSLPSDWGTGYDNVNIGCTVENQELADYRLPLFLSYPIKRRFIACAPLLEAIDLTPYLQGVEHVTVGGETGREARICKYEWVLNIREQCVKANVTFWFKNTGSLFQHNGTVEKINPFKQTGMAKELGIDISDGKRLF from the coding sequence ATGAACTGGGAGCCGTGGACTGGCTGTTATAAAATAAGTGATGGCTGCACAAATTGTTATTTTTATGGGCCACATGCAAAACGCTGTGGACAGAATACGATTCAAAAGACGGATAAATTTGACTGGCCAATCAGAATGAATAAAAAAGGTGAATACAACATTAAAGGAAACAAAATCCTTGCAACATGTTTTGCAACTGATTTTTTTCTTCCCGAAGCGGACGAATGGCGTAAGGATGCCTGGTCTATCATCAGGCAGAGAACAGATATAGAGTTTTTGATTTTGACAAAGCGGATAGACCGTTTCCCTGTATCGCTTCCGTCTGACTGGGGCACAGGATATGACAATGTGAATATTGGATGCACCGTCGAAAATCAGGAATTGGCCGATTATAGACTTCCCTTATTCTTATCATATCCGATAAAGCGACGTTTTATTGCGTGTGCCCCTCTTCTGGAAGCGATAGATTTAACACCGTATCTTCAGGGGGTAGAGCACGTTACGGTTGGCGGTGAAACGGGGAGGGAAGCCCGCATATGCAAATATGAGTGGGTACTTAATATCCGTGAGCAATGTGTAAAGGCAAATGTAACATTCTGGTTTAAGAATACAGGTTCGCTTTTTCAGCACAATGGCACAGTGGAAAAAATAAATCCATTCAAGCAAACCGGTATGGCGAAAGAACTTGGCATCGATATTTCAGATGGGAAAAGACTGTTTTAA
- a CDS encoding sodium-dependent transporter, with product MKKSNVGRNFIVNGREQFKSRLGFLLLSAGCAIGIGNVWRFPYVVGQNGGGIFVLFYLLFLVIMGVPILSMEFAVGRASKKSPVRAIGDGNMLLGLFSVIVAAMNQSFFTLSLGIGAMAIFGSYLGKDKRLLGEAVNVAVLDTFVAIVAGLIIFPACFAFGVSPDSGPSLIFITLPNVFLEMAGGRIWGTLFFLFMSFAAFSTVIAVFENIIACCMEMWNIDRKKVAAINLVLIILLSLPCALGYNVLSAIQPLGEGSAILDLEDFIVSNVLLPLGSLVYLVFCTWKWGWGFKNYQVEANQGSGLSVPGWLRGYVTYVLPVLVLALFLQGILR from the coding sequence ATGAAAAAATCAAACGTAGGGAGGAACTTCATAGTGAATGGGAGAGAACAGTTTAAGTCGCGGCTGGGATTTTTGCTGCTGTCGGCGGGGTGCGCGATCGGTATAGGAAATGTCTGGAGATTTCCGTATGTGGTAGGTCAAAATGGAGGAGGAATCTTTGTTTTGTTCTATCTTTTGTTTCTGGTGATCATGGGTGTGCCGATTCTGAGCATGGAATTTGCCGTCGGGCGCGCCAGCAAAAAAAGTCCGGTGAGGGCGATCGGAGACGGCAATATGCTTCTCGGGCTTTTCAGCGTCATAGTGGCGGCGATGAACCAGTCATTTTTCACACTGAGTCTTGGAATCGGTGCGATGGCGATTTTTGGAAGCTATCTGGGCAAAGATAAGCGACTGCTGGGAGAGGCAGTCAATGTTGCAGTACTGGATACATTTGTGGCGATAGTTGCAGGACTGATCATCTTTCCGGCGTGTTTTGCGTTTGGAGTCAGCCCGGACAGCGGACCGAGTCTTATCTTCATCACGCTGCCGAATGTATTTCTTGAGATGGCAGGCGGAAGGATATGGGGGACATTGTTTTTCCTGTTTATGTCTTTTGCGGCATTCTCAACAGTCATTGCCGTATTTGAAAATATCATTGCCTGCTGCATGGAAATGTGGAACATTGACAGGAAAAAGGTTGCGGCGATCAATCTGGTGCTGATTATACTGCTTTCGCTGCCGTGTGCTCTGGGGTATAATGTGCTGAGTGCAATTCAGCCGCTTGGGGAGGGCAGTGCGATTCTGGATCTGGAGGATTTTATTGTCAGCAATGTACTGCTCCCACTTGGGTCACTTGTCTATCTGGTCTTCTGTACCTGGAAATGGGGCTGGGGATTCAAGAATTATCAGGTGGAAGCCAATCAGGGAAGCGGCCTGTCGGTGCCGGGATGGCTCAGGGGGTATGTGACCTATGTGCTGCCGGTGCTGGTGCTTGCGCTGTTTTTGCAGGGTATATTGCGCTGA
- the clpP gene encoding ATP-dependent Clp endopeptidase proteolytic subunit ClpP, which produces MSLVPYVIEQTSRGERNYDIYSRLLKDRIIFLGEEVNDVTASLVVAQLLFLESEDPGKDVQLYINSPGGSVTAGMAIYDTMQYIKSDVSTICIGMAASMGAFLLSGGTKGKRFALPNAEIMIHQPSGGAQGQATEINIVAEHILKTRSKLNAILAQNTGQPIEVIAADTERDNYMSAEEAKAYGLIDGVIANR; this is translated from the coding sequence ATGAGTTTAGTACCTTATGTCATTGAACAGACCAGCCGCGGTGAACGGAACTATGATATCTATTCCCGCCTGCTGAAAGACAGGATTATTTTTCTCGGAGAAGAGGTCAATGATGTCACGGCAAGCCTTGTGGTGGCACAGCTGCTGTTTCTGGAGTCTGAGGACCCGGGAAAAGATGTTCAGCTGTATATCAACAGCCCGGGAGGATCCGTAACAGCGGGTATGGCAATTTATGACACGATGCAGTATATCAAGAGCGATGTTTCTACAATCTGTATCGGAATGGCTGCAAGTATGGGAGCATTCCTGCTTTCAGGCGGCACAAAAGGAAAACGTTTTGCGCTTCCGAATGCAGAGATCATGATTCACCAGCCTTCCGGCGGAGCTCAGGGACAGGCAACTGAGATTAATATCGTGGCAGAACACATTTTAAAAACACGCAGTAAATTAAATGCCATCCTGGCGCAGAACACGGGGCAGCCAATCGAGGTGATTGCAGCGGATACAGAAAGAGACAATTATATGTCTGCTGAAGAAGCAAAAGCGTACGGCCTGATTGACGGAGTGATCGCGAACAGATAA
- a CDS encoding DJ-1 family glyoxalase III translates to MAKVYIFLADGFEEVEGLTTVDLLRRAEIEVVMISIMGRHEVTGANGITVKADKLFEDIDVSDADMLILPGGQPGTTNLGAYKPLTEVLLKWNAKGGKLAAICAAPMVFGGLGLLKGRRATCYPGCEGGLDGAHTSEERVVTDGNITTSRGVGTAIAFGLELITILVNRETADTIKSSIVYGH, encoded by the coding sequence ATGGCAAAAGTATATATTTTTTTAGCAGATGGATTTGAAGAAGTGGAAGGCCTTACTACGGTAGATCTTTTACGAAGAGCAGAAATTGAAGTCGTAATGATCTCCATTATGGGGCGTCATGAAGTTACAGGCGCTAACGGGATTACTGTAAAAGCTGATAAATTATTTGAAGATATAGATGTGTCTGATGCAGACATGCTGATTCTGCCGGGAGGACAGCCGGGTACTACGAATCTGGGAGCGTACAAGCCGTTGACAGAGGTACTGCTTAAATGGAATGCAAAAGGCGGTAAGCTGGCCGCGATCTGTGCTGCACCTATGGTGTTCGGAGGCCTGGGACTGCTGAAAGGCAGGAGGGCAACTTGCTATCCGGGGTGTGAAGGCGGATTGGATGGGGCACATACGAGTGAAGAACGCGTTGTGACAGACGGAAACATTACCACAAGCCGCGGCGTCGGAACCGCTATTGCTTTTGGACTGGAACTGATTACCATTCTTGTAAATAGAGAGACTGCAGATACGATAAAATCATCGATCGTTTACGGGCATTGA